The genomic segment gatttgtatgaattattaaatcctAACCACTTTACATAAACCTCATCCCCTCTTTTGcgtaaaactttttcaacgagATACACATCGGAATTAGCAACGCGATGTAACTCGTATTCGTAGAAGCCGCCGGCGACGGGTTTTCCGCAGGAATCTTCCAACAGAAACGTCACAGGATTAGTTTTCTGCACTCCTACTACATCACACTATTGTCACATCGtttgtttatcatatctaatttcatctcagtAGCCGTACGGATGCGCCTgccgaaaaaaaaatctgcgatgtgcagttttgcacgtgtgcgatgaagtcaccgcgagacacgtatgttCTCGAAAACGATATCGCGCCATTGATTTTCggtgatttgatctgtaaaacagctattgaaccgctatgaaacagctaaaaacagctaaaaacagctatcaaacattAATCGATTAATCGACTTTGATCGCGCACGTAATTTCTGATTAATCCTCTCCATTGATAGTACGGTTCCGCACCGCCTCTTCCGAGCGATATACCAAACTtgttgatcggcatttcgaTGTTGATTGAATGACTCGCTGTCGCGccacttaatttataataagtccagcctcgcgaagttcctcgataATCGACAGGATTTTGTTATCGCGACCGGTGTGACCCGCTAggcgaaataaatgttttatttccttttcctacatactttgtagtataatatagatgttttaaacaaaataagaagcttccttcgccagtaaataaatacaaaacaaaagtCGTGTTTGCTCGACCCGACTggccaaataataaatatatttcaaaattcacaACGTTTCAACCGCATTttcggtccttctcaagtgattCAGCTATGCATCCTCAAAACCGCgtacaaaatatcgattacgTCGCTGACATCGTGCCCTAACCACATCATGCACACGTAAAgctaaaaagtgaaataagcTCACGATagtcaaaaagataaaaacgctCAGgagtcataaaataaaaagtaagaatacaattgaattgttaagttaaaaatagttaagttataaatagttaagttataaatagtgTACAAAGTAAAATGTAAGGCTTACATATTCTGTGCGTCAAAACGGAAAGTGAGAGCGGTAGCGCAGAACGAAGAAACGTCGCAAGCCATAGCTGCGAACACATCAGTACAGCGTGACAGACGAAGTCATACTAAATGACCGatacataacaaataaatagatgTGTTCACAGGTGGAAACGAGCAGAACAAAAGTGTAAATTAAGTGACGCCAATCACACGGTTGTAATTCGCGGGCAGACTTTCTGTGTCTTTTTGAAGATTGATTGCGCaatcgcattttttaataaaaaacatctcagAGATTTCACGTTTCTTAAAGTGTCGctccttatataaaatttttggttgttGCCAATTGAAATCGTGGTTATGCGTGAGACGGTGCTTACTAACCACAGAATGATTATCACTGTTCTTCCTAATATCACAACAATGTTCCTTAACCCGTGTCTCTAGGTGTCTTTTTGTTTGACCAATATATGCAGCGTTGCAATTAGCACAATCAATCTCATATATCAACTCCGTTTGCTTAAGATTCGGTAGCGTATCCTTCCCCCTTTTGATAATACAATCCAACTTTTTCGGAATGGTGAGGAGAACCCTGAATTCTGCATCGCGCATTGTACGGCCAACACCGTCACTAAGACCCCTAATATACGGTATAGTGATAAACTTTCGAGGATCCTGGGCTACATTGTTACTGCTAGAACTATTATTCTGACGTGTCTGTAGCTCGTTAAGTCTGATGTTAATgtacttgttaattaattttattggataacaattattagaaaggatcttttttatttcgattaaattaGACTTATGAAAACGTACGTCAGATAAAAGAATAGCTCGGTCAACAAGattacgtataatattaattttgtattaagaGGGTGATTCGAAAAATAGTTTATGTATCGCCCGGAAAAGGTCGGTTTTCGATACCAATTCGTAAGCAACACAGTCCCCTCTCGAATCACTATTGTGTCAAGAAAACTTAGAGAactattcttttctatttcaaatgtaaattttaatctggAGTGATAACTATTAAAAACTCTAAGTAACTCGTCAATACCAGATCTAGGAACGATCGCGAAAATGTCGTCaacatatcttttaaaaaaggaaatatgaAAACTGAGCAATTGCAAACAATGCGTCTCAAGGTCCTCCATGACCATATTCGCCAAAatcggagagagaggggaaccCATCGGACTTCCGAAGATTTGCTCATAAATTTGACCATCAAAAGAAAAACTAGTGGAACTCAGAATCAAGTCCACAGCTGACAAGAATTGAGGACGGCTGAGCTTCGTCTCTTTAGAGATGTGATTCCACCTCCGTTCAATCGCTCTCAAAACAAGGTCTTTAGGGATGTTAGTGAAAAGAGACGCGACATCCAAAGAGATCAAAAACATCATCCCCCCAATCCCTACGTCACGAATCAATTCAACAAAAGACCAACCGTCTTTAATATATGACTTTGGTTTAGGGACAGATTTTTCTAAGAtgttgtgtaaaaaataagccATGTTATATAGTGGACTCCCTAAAGTAGAAACAATAATTCGTAATGGTGAGCCATCCTTGTGAATCTTCGGAAGTCCGTAACAACGTGGGAGGTTCCCATTGGTACAATTTAAATGCCTAAATAATTGTTCACTGATAATGTCCTTGCTAAACCAAGACTTTgccaaattattaattttagatgttATCCGTCTAGTGGGATCATTCTTAAGTTTTTTGTAAGTCAAACTATCATTAAGCAAATCGATCATCTTATTGACATAAGTATTTCTCTCTAAAATTACTGTGACTTGGCCCTTATCTGCCCTGGTAACAAGAAGATCATCATTATTACGTAGAAaacttttgcaaaatttaaattcttgtaATATAAACCTGTCGATGTAGTtagtatgttttttttttgcgcaaaaatttaaacagaGAGTTAGAAATACGATCACGTGCCTCATCAACAATATCATCGggaatttgataaatattaaattcgaaGTTTTTGATTATGTCAACAACAGAATTTACACGATCTTTCTTGTTTTTTGTATCAATAGGGAGAGCAAACCTGTCACCGAGACTAAGGAACTTAAGAACTCTATCAGGGATTTGCGTGTTACTCAAATTAATGATCCATTTTTTATAGTCAATATTAACAAGGGAATTAATTATTGGTTTTGTGTGGACATAACCGAATCGAACTTATTAATTAACCTTAATTGTGTTTTACGGTCGTGGGTACGGAGATAATTAGTGTTGAACATAAAAaagttgttaattaaatattccgGTAAGCGCTCGCGAAGCTGGTTCTCAACTCCGGTTATCGTAGACCGCAAAAAACATAAGTTGATATTGGCATCACTGATCTCAAAGTTGAGAAGCTTTAGCTGTAtacgttttttaaaaagtgtaaACTCATGTCTAACCCTGTTGCTATGTAGTTCAATGTTTAAACGTAGCCGGTGCAGGTGTGGGGGTAAGACGTCAGATCTCCTACAGCGGAGCAAGAATTTCAGCTGCTGGTTTGCTGAGATAGTCTTGATTTTGATGTTAATCCAAGATTTCAATAATAGCGTGGTCTCTAGTCCAAACTGTCTAGTaacagtattaaaaaatcctTCGTCACGATGAAACACCATTTCTCTGGTCCAAGGTGTGtggtataaacaaaataagaagcttccttcgccagtaaataaatacaaaacaaaagtCGTGTTTGCTCGACCCGACTggccaaataataaatatatttcaaaattcacaACGTTTCAACCGCATTttcggtccttctcaagtgattCAGCTATGCATCCTCAAAACCGCgtacaaaatatcgattacgTCGCTGACATCGTGCCCTAACCACATCATGCACACGTAactaaaaaagtgaaataagcTCACGATagtcaaaaagataaaaacgctCAGgagtcataaaataaaaagtaagaatacaattgaattgttaagttaaaaatagttaagttataaatagttaagttataaatagtgTACAAAGTAAAATGTAAGGCTTACATATTCTGTGCGTCAAAACGGAAAGTGAGAGCGGTAGCGCAGAACGAAGAAACGTCGCAAGCCATAGCTGCGAACACATCAGTACAGCGTGACAGACGAAGTCATACTAAATGACCGatacataacaaataaatagatgTGTTCACAGGTGGAAACGAGCAGAACAAAAGTGTAAATTAAGTGACGCCAATCACACGGTTGTAATTCGCGGGCAGACTTTCTGTGTCTTTTTGAAGATTGATTGCGCAATCGCATTTTTTTAACCTTTTCCGGGCGATACATAAACTATTTTTCGAATCACCCccttaaatacaaaattaatattatacgtaatCTTGTTGACCGAGCTATTCTTTTATCTGACGTACGTTTTCATAAGTCtaatttaatcgaaataaaaaagatcctttctaataattgttatccaataaaattaattaacaagtacATTAACATCAGACTTAACGAGCTACAGACACGTCAGAATAATAGTTCTAGCAGTAACAATGTAGCCCAGGATCCTCGAAAGTTTATCACTATACCGTATATTAGGGGTCTTAGTGACGGTGTTGGCCGTACAATGCGCGATGCAGAATTCAGGGTTCTCCTCACCATTCCGAAAAAGTTGGATTGTATTATCAAAAGGGGGAAGGATACGCTACCGAATCTTAAGCAAACGGAGTTGATATATGAGATTGATTGTGCTAATTGCAACGCTGCATATATTGGTCAAACAAAAAGACACCTAGAGACACGGGTTAAGGAACATTGTTGTGATATTAGGAAGAACAGTGATAATCATTCTGTGGTTAGTAAGCACCGTCTCACGCATAACCACGATTTCAATTGGCaacaaccaaaaattttatataaggagCGACACTTTAAAAAACGTGAAATCTCTGagatgtttttattaaaaaatgcgattGCGCAATCAATCTTCAAAAAGACACAGAAAGTCTGCCCGCGAATTACAACCGTGTGATTGGCGTCACTTAATTTACACTTTTGTTCTGCTCGTTTCCACCTGTGAACAcatctatttatttgttatgtatCGGTCATTTAGTATGACTTCGTCTGTCACGCTGTACTGATGTGTTCGCAGCTATGGCTTGCGACGTTTCTTCGTTCTGCGCTACCGCTCTCACTTTCCGTTTTGACGCACAGAATATGTAAGCCTTACATTTTACTTTGTAcactatttataacttaactatttataacttaactaTTTTAACTTAACAATTCAATTgtattcttactttttatttatgactTCTGagcgtttttatctttttgactATCGTGagtttatttcacttttttagcTTTACGTGTGCATGATGTGGTTAGGGCACGATGTCAGCGAcgtaatcgatattttgtacGCGGTTTTGAGGATGCATAGCTGaatcacttgagaaggaccgaaAATGCGGTTGAAACGTtgtgaattttgaaatatatttattatttggccAGTCGGGTCGAGCAAACACGACTTttgtttcttattataattgatgAAATATCAATGATATCTAATTCAACtttcatgtatatacatttacgaCTATGTCAAATATTTGATACCATGGATGACGATTTCTTTGGTGGAAAGCATGTTCTTTTATTTGGAGATCTGCTTCAATTACCTCCTGtacgtgaaaattttatctttgttcCACTATCAAAagcagaatttaataaatatattggcaGTGTGGGGACTACTCCTGAGGAATGGTTGTggcaaaaatttcaatatgatgAATTGACGATCAATATGCGTCAGCAAGGAGATACAGCTTATCGTGAATTACTCTCGAGAGTTCGTATTGGTTTATTGACAACTTCTGATTCTGAGATTctcgagaaaagaagaatatcaTTGAAAGGTCAGTCTTTCGATGAAAGATTATACGAATTGTGTAATTATCTTGATAATTTGCCGCCTAACACTGTTTGTTTACTGCCTACTCGTTATTTGTGCGATGTTCTTAACACTGCAATGCTAAGTCGTATTGcttcgaaagaaatattattaattgctcaAGATACGCTTGActgtgataattatattaaacgaaaGGTACAAAAGCGATTGACGGATAATGAAGACGATGATACCAATACAGCTGGGCTTTTGaaacaaattacaattaaaattggaGCGAAAGTTATGATAAGACGCAATATTGATGTCACTTTGGGCCTGGTAAATGGTACAATTGCTACAGTTATTTCTGTTGTGCGGGATATATCTACCGATTGTGtagaaaagattaaacttcTTTTACCGTCTGGTTTGGAGTATTGTATTGAAAGAGTAAGTGTCAAGTTTAAAGTAATGGAGAAAGCATATGTTATCAGAAAACAATTTCCCATAACTCTCAGTTATGGCATAACCATTCATAAAAGTCAAGGATTAACCTTGCAAAACGCTGTTATGGATATAGGTAATTCTATATTTAGTTGTGCTCAGTCATATGTTGCGTTATCCCGAATACCGTCTTCGGATggattgcatttaattaactttgatcCTTCAGCTGTAAAAGTAAGTGAAAGAGCTATTACCGAATATAATCGACTAATACGAACATTTCTACCGCAAGCACAAACGATTCCTATTTCGAAAAAACGTTTTCGAAAAGTAAAAGATGTTCCGTGGACATTGTCGAAAATAATCAATGCCGGTCAAGAGTCAGATCAACAAGTTGGAAAAAGTACTGTTGAGCCGATACCTGTTTTGCAAAATGAAGATGGAGTTTCATGCTACGCAAATTCAGTAATACAATGTTTCTTGCAGTCAAGTATTATTAGGAAAGTGTTGCTTAAAGTTGATAAAGATGATTTAAGTATATTAGCGCATAAATATGACAAACGATTACCTAATTTGAATGCTGATGCGATACGGACAGATTTAGGAGAGCGCTTTACGAGTCGTGGTGATGACAAACCAGCAAAACGAGACGCTCTTGAATTTCTTATTGCCATTtgcacaaa from the Temnothorax longispinosus isolate EJ_2023e unplaced genomic scaffold, Tlon_JGU_v1 HiC_scaffold_145, whole genome shotgun sequence genome contains:
- the LOC139823622 gene encoding ATP-dependent DNA helicase PIF6-like, which encodes MLSRIASKEILLIAQDTLDCDNYIKRKVQKRLTDNEDDDTNTAGLLKQITIKIGAKVMIRRNIDVTLGLVNGTIATVISVVRDISTDCVEKIKLLLPSGLEYCIERVSVKFKVMEKAYVIRKQFPITLSYGITIHKSQGLTLQNAVMDIGNSIFSCAQSYVALSRIPSSDGLHLINFDPSAVKVSERAITEYNRLIRTFLPQAQTIPISKKRFRKVKDVPWTLSKIINAGQESDQQVGKSTVEPIPVLQNEDGVSCYANSGTSIEDGHYTSMCRERTFWIEFDDGKIIENKRWPTGAKGIYILFLEKVGKK